A single Theropithecus gelada isolate Dixy chromosome 7b, Tgel_1.0, whole genome shotgun sequence DNA region contains:
- the LRFN5 gene encoding leucine-rich repeat and fibronectin type-III domain-containing protein 5 isoform X1: MEKILFYLFFIGIAVKAQICPKRCVCQILSPNLATLCAKKGLLFVPPNIDRRTVELRLADNFVTNIKRKDFANMTSLVDLTLSRNTISFITPHAFADLRNLRALHLNSNRLTKITNDMFSGLSNLHHLILNNNQLTLISSTAFDDVFALEELDLSYNNLETIPWDAVEKMVSLHTLSLDHNMIDNIPKGTFSHLHKMTRLDVTSNKLQKLPPDPLFQRAQVLATSGIISPSTFALSFGGNPLHCNCELLWLRRLSREDDLETCASPPLLTGRYFWSIPEEEFLCEPPLITRHTHEMRVLEGQRATLRCKARGDPEPAIHWISPEGKLISNATRSLVYDNGTLDILITTVKDTGAFTCIASNPAGEATQIVDLHIIKLPHLLNSTNHIHEPDPGSSDISTSTKSGSNTSSSNGDTKLSQDKIVVAEATSSTALLKFNFQRNIPGIRMFQIQYNGTYDDTLVYRMIPPTSKTFLVNNLAAGTMYDLCVLAIYDDGITSLTATRVVGCIQFTTEQDYVRCHFMQSQFLGGTMIIIIGGIIVASVLVFIIILMIRYKVCNNNGQHKVTKVSNVYSQTNGAQIQGCSVTLPQSVSKQAVGHEENAQCCKAANDNVIQSSETCSSQDSSTTTSALPPSWTSSTSVSQKQKRKTGTKPSTEPQSEAVTNVESQNTNRNNSTALQLASRPPDSVTEGPTSKRAHIKPNALLTNVDQIGQETQRLELI, translated from the exons AtggaaaaaattcttttttatctgtttttcattGGCATAGCAGTGAAAGCTCAGATCTGTCCAAAGCGTTGTGTCTGTCAGATTTTGTCTCCTAATCTTGCAACCCTTTGTGCCAAGAAAGGGCTTTTATTTGTTCCACCAAACATTGACAGAAGAACTGTGGAATTGCGGTTGGCAGACAATTTTGttacaaatattaaaaggaaagatTTTGCCAATATGACCAGCTTGGTGGACCTGACCCTATCCAGGAATACAATAAGTTTTATTACACCTCATGCTTTCGCTGACCTACGAAATTTGAGGGCTTTGCATTTGAATAGCAACAGATTGACTAAAATTACAAATGATATGTTCAGTGGTCTTTCCAATCTTCATCATTTGATACTCAACAACAATCAGCTGACTTTAATTTCCTCTACAGCATTTGATGATGTCTTCGCCCTTGAGGAGCTGGATCTGTCCTATAATAATCTAGAAACCATTCCTTGGGATGCTGTTGAGAAGATGGTTAGCTTGCATACCCTTAGTTTGGATCACAATATGATTGATAACATTCCTAAGGGGACCTTCTCCCATTTGCACAAGATGACTCGGTTAGATGTGACATCAAATAAATTGCAGAAGCTACCACCTGACCCTCTCTTTCAGCGAGCTCAGGTACTAGCAACCTCAGGAATCATAAGCCCATCTACTTTTGCATTAAGTTTTGGTGGAAACCCCTTGcattgcaattgtgaattgttgTGGTTGAGGCGTCTGTCCAGAGAAGATGACTTAGAGACCTGTGCTTCTCCTCCACTTTTAACTGGCCGCTACTTTTGGTCAATTCCTGAAGAAGAGTTTTTGTGTGAGCCTCCTCTCATTACTCGTCATACACATGAGATGAGAGTCCTGGAGGGACAAAGGGCAACACTGAGGTGCAAAGCCAGGGGAGACCCTGAGCCTGCAATTCACTGGATTTCTCCTGAAGGAAAGCTTATTTCAAATGCAACAAGATCTCTGGTGTATGATAACGGAACACTTGACATTCTTATAACTACTGTAAAGGATACAGGTGCTTTTACCTGCATTGCTTCCAATCCTGCTGGGGAAGCAACACAAATAGTTGATCTTCATATAATTAAGCTCCCTCACTTACTAAACAGTACAAATCATATCCATGAGCCTGATCCTGGTTCTTCAGATATCTCAACTTCTACCAAGTCAGGGTCTAATACAAGCAGTAGTAATGGTGATACTAAATTGAGTCAAGATAAAATTGTGGTGGCAGAAGCTACATCATCAACGGCActacttaaatttaattttcaaagaaatatccCTGGAATACGTATGTTTCAAATCCAGTACAATGGTACTTATGATGACACCCTTGtttacag AATGATACCTCCTACGAGCAAAACTTTTCTGGTCAATAATCTGGCTGCTGGAACTATGTATGACTTGTGTGTCTTGGCCATATATGATGATGGCATCACTTCCCTCACTGCCACAAGAGTCGTGGGTTGCATCCAGTTTACTACGGAACAGGATTATGTGCGTTGCCATTTCATGCAGTCCCAGTTTTTGGGAGGCaccatgattattattattggtgGAATCATTGTAGCATCTGTGCTGGTATTCATCATTATTCTGATGATCCGGTATAAGGTTTGCAACAATAATGGGCAACACAAGGTCACCAAGGTTAGCAATGTTTATTCTCAAACTAATGGGGCTCAAATACAAGGCTGTAGTGTAACGCTGCCCCAGTCCGTGTCCAAACAAGCTGTGGGACACGAAGAGAATGCCCAGTGTTGTAAAGCTGCCAATGACAATGTGATTCAATCTTCAGAAACTTGTTCGAGTCAGGACTCCTCTACCACTACCTCTGCTTTGCCTCCTTCCTGGACTTCAAGCACTTCTGTGTcccaaaagcagaaaagaaagactGGCACAAAGCCAAGTACCGAACCACAGAGTGAAGCTGTCACAAATGTTGAGTCCCAAAACACTAACAGGAACAACTCAACTGCCCTGCAGTTAGCTAGCCGACCTCCCGATTCTGTCACAGAGGGGCCCACATCGAAAAGAGCACATATAAAGCCAA
- the LRFN5 gene encoding leucine-rich repeat and fibronectin type-III domain-containing protein 5 isoform X2 codes for MEKILFYLFFIGIAVKAQICPKRCVCQILSPNLATLCAKKGLLFVPPNIDRRTVELRLADNFVTNIKRKDFANMTSLVDLTLSRNTISFITPHAFADLRNLRALHLNSNRLTKITNDMFSGLSNLHHLILNNNQLTLISSTAFDDVFALEELDLSYNNLETIPWDAVEKMVSLHTLSLDHNMIDNIPKGTFSHLHKMTRLDVTSNKLQKLPPDPLFQRAQVLATSGIISPSTFALSFGGNPLHCNCELLWLRRLSREDDLETCASPPLLTGRYFWSIPEEEFLCEPPLITRHTHEMRVLEGQRATLRCKARGDPEPAIHWISPEGKLISNATRSLVYDNGTLDILITTVKDTGAFTCIASNPAGEATQIVDLHIIKLPHLLNSTNHIHEPDPGSSDISTSTKSGSNTSSSNGDTKLSQDKIVVAEATSSTALLKFNFQRNIPGIRMFQIQYNGTYDDTLVYRCFAD; via the coding sequence AtggaaaaaattcttttttatctgtttttcattGGCATAGCAGTGAAAGCTCAGATCTGTCCAAAGCGTTGTGTCTGTCAGATTTTGTCTCCTAATCTTGCAACCCTTTGTGCCAAGAAAGGGCTTTTATTTGTTCCACCAAACATTGACAGAAGAACTGTGGAATTGCGGTTGGCAGACAATTTTGttacaaatattaaaaggaaagatTTTGCCAATATGACCAGCTTGGTGGACCTGACCCTATCCAGGAATACAATAAGTTTTATTACACCTCATGCTTTCGCTGACCTACGAAATTTGAGGGCTTTGCATTTGAATAGCAACAGATTGACTAAAATTACAAATGATATGTTCAGTGGTCTTTCCAATCTTCATCATTTGATACTCAACAACAATCAGCTGACTTTAATTTCCTCTACAGCATTTGATGATGTCTTCGCCCTTGAGGAGCTGGATCTGTCCTATAATAATCTAGAAACCATTCCTTGGGATGCTGTTGAGAAGATGGTTAGCTTGCATACCCTTAGTTTGGATCACAATATGATTGATAACATTCCTAAGGGGACCTTCTCCCATTTGCACAAGATGACTCGGTTAGATGTGACATCAAATAAATTGCAGAAGCTACCACCTGACCCTCTCTTTCAGCGAGCTCAGGTACTAGCAACCTCAGGAATCATAAGCCCATCTACTTTTGCATTAAGTTTTGGTGGAAACCCCTTGcattgcaattgtgaattgttgTGGTTGAGGCGTCTGTCCAGAGAAGATGACTTAGAGACCTGTGCTTCTCCTCCACTTTTAACTGGCCGCTACTTTTGGTCAATTCCTGAAGAAGAGTTTTTGTGTGAGCCTCCTCTCATTACTCGTCATACACATGAGATGAGAGTCCTGGAGGGACAAAGGGCAACACTGAGGTGCAAAGCCAGGGGAGACCCTGAGCCTGCAATTCACTGGATTTCTCCTGAAGGAAAGCTTATTTCAAATGCAACAAGATCTCTGGTGTATGATAACGGAACACTTGACATTCTTATAACTACTGTAAAGGATACAGGTGCTTTTACCTGCATTGCTTCCAATCCTGCTGGGGAAGCAACACAAATAGTTGATCTTCATATAATTAAGCTCCCTCACTTACTAAACAGTACAAATCATATCCATGAGCCTGATCCTGGTTCTTCAGATATCTCAACTTCTACCAAGTCAGGGTCTAATACAAGCAGTAGTAATGGTGATACTAAATTGAGTCAAGATAAAATTGTGGTGGCAGAAGCTACATCATCAACGGCActacttaaatttaattttcaaagaaatatccCTGGAATACGTATGTTTCAAATCCAGTACAATGGTACTTATGATGACACCCTTGtttacag